A DNA window from Brassica napus cultivar Da-Ae chromosome C1, Da-Ae, whole genome shotgun sequence contains the following coding sequences:
- the LOC106381183 gene encoding uncharacterized protein LOC106381183 isoform X1, which produces MHFRTSFEISFRSCHEFCLDGVKTCYGPPGYALLIDVYAGLEIPAIPALPLTQVEFNEFGGSSMLATTLAWDNELPWTLETAIEALQETVHQDSSVVRRLRRGSLGIFVFSKNHVPTKGVHYLAVEKALEMIERKFHLLARVKGVMLINSDCKHLVHKLLSGTRLTSKITIMVHIRLFKTASSL; this is translated from the exons ATGCATTTTAGGACAAGTTTTGAGATCAGTTTCAGAAGCTGTCATGAGTTTTGTCTTGACGGAGTGAAAACATGTTATGGTCCTCCTGGGTATGCACTTTTGATTGATGTGTACGCTGGCCTTGAG atacCAGCCATTCCGGCACTCCCGTTGACGCAAGTTGAGTTTAATGAATTTGGTGGAAGCTCAATGTTGGCTACAACTCTTGCTTGGGACAATGAACTGCCTTGGACGCTAGAGACTGCTATTGAAGCACTTCAGGAGACTGTGCATCAG GATTCTTCTGTTGTAAGGAGGTTACGAAGGGGGTCTCTAGGAATATTTGTTTTTAGCAAGAATCATGTTCCCACTAAAGGAGTGCATTACCTTGCTGTAGAGAAGGCTTTGGAGATGATTGAGCGAAAATTTCATCTATTAGCAAG AGTGAAGGGTGTGATGCTTATCAATTCTGATTGCAAGCACCTGGTGCACAAGCTTTTATCGGGAACACG TTTGACGTCTAAAATTACAATAATGGTCCACATCCGCTTATTTAAAACAGCTTCATCATTATAA
- the LOC106381183 gene encoding isochorismate synthase 1, chloroplastic-like isoform X3, which produces MLWSSWIPAIPALPLTQVEFNEFGGSSMLATTLAWDNELPWTLETAIEALQETVHQDSSVVRRLRRGSLGIFVFSKNHVPTKGVHYLAVEKALEMIERKFHLLARVKGVMLINSDCKHLVHKLLSGTRLTSKITIMVHIRLFKTASSL; this is translated from the exons ATGTTATGGTCCTCCTGG atacCAGCCATTCCGGCACTCCCGTTGACGCAAGTTGAGTTTAATGAATTTGGTGGAAGCTCAATGTTGGCTACAACTCTTGCTTGGGACAATGAACTGCCTTGGACGCTAGAGACTGCTATTGAAGCACTTCAGGAGACTGTGCATCAG GATTCTTCTGTTGTAAGGAGGTTACGAAGGGGGTCTCTAGGAATATTTGTTTTTAGCAAGAATCATGTTCCCACTAAAGGAGTGCATTACCTTGCTGTAGAGAAGGCTTTGGAGATGATTGAGCGAAAATTTCATCTATTAGCAAG AGTGAAGGGTGTGATGCTTATCAATTCTGATTGCAAGCACCTGGTGCACAAGCTTTTATCGGGAACACG TTTGACGTCTAAAATTACAATAATGGTCCACATCCGCTTATTTAAAACAGCTTCATCATTATAA
- the LOC106381183 gene encoding isochorismate synthase 1, chloroplastic-like isoform X2 — MHFRTSFEISFRSCHEFCLDGVKTCYGPPGYALLIDVYAGLEIPAIPALPLTQVEFNEFGGSSMLATTLAWDNELPWTLETAIEALQETVHQDSSVVRRLRRGSLGIFVFSKNHVPTKGVHYLAVEKALEMIERKFHLLARVKGVMLINSDCKHLVHKLLSGTRLYAWMG; from the exons ATGCATTTTAGGACAAGTTTTGAGATCAGTTTCAGAAGCTGTCATGAGTTTTGTCTTGACGGAGTGAAAACATGTTATGGTCCTCCTGGGTATGCACTTTTGATTGATGTGTACGCTGGCCTTGAG atacCAGCCATTCCGGCACTCCCGTTGACGCAAGTTGAGTTTAATGAATTTGGTGGAAGCTCAATGTTGGCTACAACTCTTGCTTGGGACAATGAACTGCCTTGGACGCTAGAGACTGCTATTGAAGCACTTCAGGAGACTGTGCATCAG GATTCTTCTGTTGTAAGGAGGTTACGAAGGGGGTCTCTAGGAATATTTGTTTTTAGCAAGAATCATGTTCCCACTAAAGGAGTGCATTACCTTGCTGTAGAGAAGGCTTTGGAGATGATTGAGCGAAAATTTCATCTATTAGCAAG AGTGAAGGGTGTGATGCTTATCAATTCTGATTGCAAGCACCTGGTGCACAAGCTTTTATCGGGAACACG GTTATATGCTTGGATGGGTTGA